A region from the Achromobacter seleniivolatilans genome encodes:
- the tssG gene encoding type VI secretion system baseplate subunit TssG → MHKFPSPAKPAGPAPALEEWFDQEQPWKSSFLSLMRALAAQTAHAPVPGAAALPSEEAHRIGQRASLVFAPSEIASVDHDGKHVNVQLYSLGMWGPQGPMPLHMTEQAYTRVESHHDSTLTDFADLFHHRALSLFYRAWAAGQSTASLDRPADERFTFYIGSLIGDDPRDSASLHPAVHARYAAASHLVREARNPEGLARALSFYFGVDVDVEEFVPNWIPLDISGRGVLGVPSPAAILGDQATLGQSIPDCQHRFRLVMGPLSLEQYLRLTPHGDDLPTLVDWVRTFVGYEFDWELKLLIKPRAAPCARARTDHRLGYSTWLGQASTEAPVVGMVFEPEHYRDPKSN, encoded by the coding sequence ATGCACAAGTTTCCCAGCCCCGCCAAACCCGCAGGACCGGCGCCCGCCCTGGAAGAATGGTTCGACCAGGAACAGCCGTGGAAGAGCAGCTTTCTTAGCCTGATGCGGGCGCTGGCCGCGCAGACGGCTCATGCGCCGGTGCCTGGCGCCGCCGCCTTGCCCAGCGAAGAAGCGCACCGGATCGGCCAACGCGCAAGCCTGGTGTTTGCTCCCAGCGAGATCGCGTCCGTCGACCATGACGGCAAGCACGTCAATGTGCAGTTGTACAGCCTGGGGATGTGGGGGCCGCAGGGGCCAATGCCGCTGCACATGACCGAGCAAGCGTATACGCGTGTCGAAAGCCATCACGACAGCACGCTGACCGATTTCGCTGACCTGTTCCACCACAGAGCCTTGTCGCTGTTCTACCGCGCCTGGGCCGCCGGACAATCGACCGCGTCACTCGACCGGCCAGCCGATGAGCGCTTTACGTTCTACATCGGCAGTCTGATCGGCGACGATCCCCGCGACAGCGCCAGCCTGCACCCCGCCGTCCACGCGCGTTACGCAGCGGCATCGCATCTGGTGCGGGAAGCGCGCAACCCTGAAGGTTTGGCGCGCGCCCTGTCGTTCTACTTTGGCGTGGATGTCGATGTGGAAGAGTTCGTGCCGAACTGGATTCCGCTGGACATTTCCGGCCGGGGCGTTCTTGGCGTTCCGTCGCCTGCTGCGATATTGGGCGATCAAGCCACGCTCGGACAGTCCATTCCCGACTGCCAGCACCGCTTTCGCCTGGTGATGGGACCGTTGAGTCTGGAGCAATACCTGCGGCTGACGCCGCATGGCGATGACCTGCCCACCCTGGTGGACTGGGTTCGCACCTTTGTCGGATACGAATTCGACTGGGAACTCAAGCTGCTGATCAAACCGCGCGCCGCCCCTTGCGCCCGCGCGCGCACCGACCATCGTCTGGGGTACTCCACCTGGCTCGGCCAGGCGTCGACCGAGGCGCCGGTGGTCGGCATGGTGTTCGAACCCGAGCACTACCGCGACCCCAAATCAAACTAA
- a CDS encoding GlcNAc-transferase family protein, producing the protein MTQSIFVQIASYRDPELIPTLHDLIERAQRPENLRVVVCWQHAPDEQIGMFFSNRFEQWQLQPQAPFTRHTFHYLGARIDLIDVPYEQSKGACWARNLIQQDYQDEAYTLQLDSHHRFVQHWDTQLIGMTEQLRAHSPKPLLTAYLPSYTPSEPGVDRSTPVRPHGMRFLRFIPEGAILFTGFPLPDWETLQAPVRARFYSGHFTFADGSFAREVRHDPDYFFHGEEISLAVRAFTHGYDLYHPHRCLAWHEYARKGRVKIWDDHNGAARDAGIVSEVWWARNERSLARNRALFGMDQGESHVPSPQDSEYGFGNVRSLEDYEAYAGICFRERAIQPEASAHIEPVAGAQKSDLAVWNSTLRRPHFLHIVVPKDSLDIVHCESVVQCRVRALRADGSVLHEEIEDIQAARARCRDDMYELRVEFLSDLGEAAASMYQVSLLDADAQVVTQFEKGVGA; encoded by the coding sequence ATGACTCAAAGCATCTTTGTTCAGATCGCAAGCTATCGCGACCCCGAACTCATACCGACCTTGCACGATCTTATCGAGCGCGCGCAGCGTCCGGAAAACCTGCGTGTCGTCGTGTGCTGGCAACATGCCCCGGATGAACAAATCGGTATGTTTTTTTCTAACCGTTTTGAACAATGGCAATTGCAGCCGCAAGCGCCATTTACCCGGCACACGTTCCACTATCTGGGGGCTCGCATCGATTTGATCGACGTTCCGTATGAACAGTCGAAAGGGGCCTGCTGGGCCCGCAACCTGATTCAGCAGGATTATCAGGACGAAGCCTACACCCTGCAATTGGATTCACATCACCGTTTCGTTCAGCACTGGGATACCCAACTGATAGGCATGACGGAACAACTTCGGGCCCACAGCCCGAAGCCGCTGTTGACCGCGTATTTGCCTAGCTACACGCCGTCCGAACCTGGCGTGGACCGCTCTACGCCGGTTCGACCGCACGGCATGCGTTTTCTTCGCTTCATTCCCGAAGGCGCTATTCTCTTCACCGGGTTTCCACTTCCGGACTGGGAGACGCTGCAAGCCCCCGTGCGTGCGCGCTTCTACAGCGGACACTTCACCTTCGCCGACGGCTCGTTTGCCCGCGAGGTCCGCCACGATCCAGATTACTTTTTTCATGGCGAAGAGATATCGCTGGCGGTGCGCGCCTTCACCCACGGCTATGACTTGTACCACCCGCACCGCTGCTTGGCCTGGCATGAATACGCACGTAAAGGACGCGTCAAGATCTGGGACGATCACAACGGGGCTGCTCGCGACGCGGGAATTGTCAGCGAAGTCTGGTGGGCTCGAAACGAGCGCTCGCTGGCGCGCAATCGCGCCTTGTTTGGCATGGATCAAGGCGAGAGCCACGTCCCATCCCCGCAAGACAGTGAGTACGGTTTTGGCAATGTTCGCAGCTTGGAAGACTACGAGGCCTATGCGGGCATCTGCTTCCGCGAACGTGCCATCCAACCCGAAGCATCGGCGCATATTGAGCCTGTGGCCGGCGCGCAGAAATCCGATCTCGCAGTATGGAACAGCACGCTAAGGCGTCCTCATTTTCTACACATCGTCGTCCCTAAAGATTCTCTGGACATCGTGCATTGTGAAAGCGTTGTCCAGTGCCGCGTGCGGGCCTTGCGCGCGGATGGCTCTGTGCTGCATGAAGAAATAGAAGACATCCAAGCCGCGCGAGCACGTTGCCGCGACGACATGTATGAACTGCGTGTGGAATTCCTGAGTGATTTGGGCGAAGCCGCCGCCAGCATGTACCAAGTCAGCTTGCTGGATGCAGATGCGCAAGTCGTGACTCAGTTCGAAAAAGGCGTCGGGGCTTAA
- a CDS encoding TagK domain-containing protein, whose protein sequence is MTHSTVERTTPIAWGIWLSAHAGQPYEGMHVHSLQEQPLCLHAVTGKLVPYDALGVTGTEHSLFGVGDDQRAWVQNSCATLSCRVNGAEMRPGERWALADRDEITVGLARLSVLEADSPQQWDAWGGSRPGHVLDDEAAALEALRALNNIEMHTGAFSPEDRRHSRGGAAADVTPNETQDPLLSLATEFDQAILGTHQGLRPMHAAAPGLPSSTLPPPPDPFEDASDRPTTRMLLEGLLPEATDIDSILGDMNEFNESQLFAPTPNQDVLRLLAEQSAAHLPEKNIASLARREHHDLSIDSHFEQDLSESTH, encoded by the coding sequence ATGACTCATTCCACCGTAGAAAGAACTACGCCCATCGCTTGGGGAATATGGCTGTCCGCACATGCCGGCCAGCCGTATGAAGGCATGCACGTGCACTCCCTGCAAGAGCAGCCCCTGTGCCTGCATGCGGTGACTGGAAAGCTGGTTCCCTATGACGCATTGGGCGTCACTGGCACCGAGCATTCATTGTTCGGCGTGGGTGACGATCAGCGCGCCTGGGTCCAGAATTCCTGCGCAACGCTTTCGTGCCGCGTCAACGGCGCTGAGATGCGTCCGGGCGAACGCTGGGCGCTGGCGGACCGCGACGAAATAACGGTTGGCCTGGCTCGCCTGTCGGTCTTGGAGGCCGACTCGCCTCAGCAGTGGGACGCCTGGGGCGGTAGCCGTCCGGGTCACGTGCTGGATGACGAGGCTGCTGCGCTAGAGGCTTTGCGCGCGCTGAACAACATCGAAATGCACACCGGCGCCTTTTCGCCCGAAGACCGCCGGCACAGCCGCGGCGGGGCGGCAGCGGACGTGACTCCAAACGAGACACAGGACCCGCTGCTGTCGCTGGCAACCGAGTTCGATCAAGCCATTCTGGGTACGCATCAAGGGCTGCGCCCTATGCACGCGGCCGCGCCCGGCTTGCCCAGCAGCACCCTGCCCCCGCCGCCTGATCCGTTCGAAGATGCTTCGGACCGGCCCACCACGCGCATGCTGCTGGAAGGACTGCTCCCCGAAGCGACCGATATCGACAGCATTTTGGGGGACATGAACGAATTCAACGAATCGCAATTGTTTGCTCCGACCCCGAACCAAGATGTGCTGCGTCTGCTTGCCGAGCAATCCGCCGCCCACTTGCCAGAAAAGAATATCGCTTCGCTGGCGCGCCGCGAACACCACGATTTGTCTATCGACAGTCACTTCGAGCAAGACCTTTCCGAATCCACGCACTGA
- the tssF gene encoding type VI secretion system baseplate subunit TssF, with protein MDPKLLDYYNSELTYLRDLAGEFAEAHPKVARRLGMQGVEVADPYVERMIEAFCFMAARVQLKLDAEFPRFTQRLLEVVYPNYVAPTPSMSVARLYPATREGDFSNGVQVPRHSVFRSAITPGEQTACEFRSSQDVMLWPIEISNASLTIVPPDLPDMRRHLAAGQRLQGALRLRLRTTGDIKFSQLRGLDELCFYITGDERITSHLFELIHVGCVAAVVRGTNADEHTGHVITKQAVTHAGLSAGEAQLPTGWNGFHGNNLIQEYFAFRQRFYFFNATQLARGLASADCQEAEIILLLDRLPQSLSTHVNASRFALFCTPIVNLFEKRADRVEIDRAKTEFHLVPDRSRPLDYEVFSVQRVVGQQAKTASEVVFNPLYHTLHSDLGNNGRYFSVNRERRMLSDNARKYGTRTQYVGTEVYLSLVDQYEAPYGGDIRYLSVDALVTNRDLPRLIPHDGYNDLTMRESVPIERVTLLHPPSVPREPYAHGEAAWRLIRQLSFNYIPLADLDESDGGQALRNMLRLFLHAGETDLSNQIDALVGSRITRVVRRLPRHALMVYGRGVNCSLTVDETGFSGVSPYLFGLILEQYIARHVSINVFTETSLRSIQRGDVAKWSPRPGGRSVV; from the coding sequence ATGGATCCAAAACTACTTGACTACTACAACAGCGAGCTGACGTATTTGCGGGATCTGGCCGGCGAATTCGCCGAGGCCCATCCCAAGGTCGCTCGCAGGCTCGGCATGCAGGGCGTTGAAGTCGCCGACCCGTATGTGGAACGCATGATCGAGGCGTTCTGCTTCATGGCCGCGCGAGTGCAGCTGAAGCTGGACGCGGAGTTTCCCCGGTTCACGCAGCGCCTGCTGGAAGTGGTCTACCCCAACTACGTCGCACCCACGCCATCGATGAGCGTTGCCCGCTTGTATCCGGCCACGCGCGAAGGCGACTTCAGCAATGGCGTGCAGGTACCGCGGCACAGCGTGTTCCGATCGGCGATCACCCCGGGCGAACAGACGGCCTGCGAATTCCGCAGCAGCCAGGATGTGATGCTGTGGCCTATCGAGATTTCGAATGCCTCGCTAACGATCGTACCGCCCGACCTCCCCGACATGCGCAGACACCTGGCGGCCGGCCAGCGCCTTCAGGGTGCGCTGCGCTTACGTCTTCGCACCACCGGCGACATCAAGTTTTCGCAATTGCGCGGACTTGATGAGCTGTGCTTCTACATCACCGGTGACGAGCGCATTACCTCGCATCTGTTTGAACTGATACATGTGGGCTGCGTAGCCGCAGTCGTGCGCGGCACAAACGCGGACGAGCATACGGGCCACGTCATCACCAAACAAGCGGTCACCCATGCCGGGTTGAGCGCTGGCGAAGCGCAACTGCCTACAGGATGGAACGGATTTCACGGCAATAACCTGATCCAGGAATACTTTGCCTTCCGCCAGCGCTTCTACTTCTTCAATGCGACTCAGCTGGCGCGCGGACTGGCCTCGGCCGACTGTCAAGAAGCCGAGATCATTCTGTTGCTGGACCGGCTGCCCCAGTCGCTGTCTACGCACGTCAACGCATCGCGCTTCGCGCTGTTCTGCACCCCAATCGTCAACCTGTTCGAGAAGCGCGCCGATCGCGTCGAGATCGACCGAGCCAAGACTGAATTCCACTTGGTTCCCGACCGCAGCCGCCCCTTGGACTACGAAGTATTTTCCGTGCAGCGCGTGGTTGGCCAGCAAGCCAAGACGGCGAGCGAAGTGGTATTCAATCCGCTGTATCACACGTTGCACAGCGATCTGGGCAACAACGGGCGTTACTTTTCCGTGAATCGGGAACGACGCATGCTGTCCGACAATGCCCGCAAGTACGGAACGCGCACGCAGTATGTCGGCACCGAGGTCTATTTGTCTTTAGTGGACCAATACGAAGCCCCTTATGGCGGAGACATCCGCTATTTGTCAGTCGACGCGCTGGTGACCAACCGCGATCTGCCCAGGCTGATTCCCCATGACGGATACAACGATCTGACCATGCGCGAGTCTGTTCCGATCGAACGAGTCACCCTGCTGCATCCGCCCAGTGTCCCGCGCGAACCTTACGCGCACGGCGAGGCGGCCTGGCGCTTGATCCGCCAATTGAGCTTTAACTACATCCCGCTGGCCGACCTGGACGAAAGCGATGGAGGCCAGGCGCTGCGCAACATGCTCAGGCTGTTCCTGCACGCCGGTGAAACCGACCTTTCCAATCAGATCGACGCTCTGGTCGGTTCCCGCATCACGCGAGTGGTGCGCCGGCTGCCGCGTCACGCCTTGATGGTCTATGGACGTGGCGTCAATTGCAGCCTGACAGTGGATGAAACCGGATTCTCTGGTGTCAGCCCCTACCTGTTCGGCCTGATTCTGGAGCAATACATCGCTCGCCACGTCTCCATCAACGTATTCACCGAGACGTCATTGCGCTCCATTCAGCGCGGAGATGTGGCTAAGTGGTCGCCAAGGCCAGGTGGCCGCAGCGTCGTCTGA
- the tssE gene encoding type VI secretion system baseplate subunit TssE encodes MNAREAFPKVRYLPSLFDRLRDNEPRSKHERPDAYSPNAAGMQRLIQRDLALLLNTCNLGAALDTARYPQAARSAVNYGLPPLSGTLRASHSPATIEKLVRDTIVTFEPRLIPETLSVRVLPQSRRGTYNVIQLEIKALMHWSPYPLEFLVQSRYDLESSHASIDGRDGF; translated from the coding sequence TTGAATGCGCGTGAGGCGTTCCCGAAAGTCCGCTACCTACCTTCGCTATTCGACCGCCTTCGCGATAACGAACCGCGCTCCAAGCATGAACGCCCGGACGCGTATTCGCCCAATGCTGCGGGCATGCAACGGCTGATCCAGCGCGATCTGGCCTTGCTGCTCAATACCTGCAATCTGGGTGCGGCGCTGGACACGGCACGATATCCCCAGGCAGCGCGTTCGGCCGTGAACTATGGGCTGCCGCCGCTGTCTGGCACGCTGCGCGCCAGTCACAGTCCGGCCACCATCGAAAAGCTGGTGCGCGACACCATCGTGACATTCGAGCCCCGCTTGATCCCCGAGACCTTGTCGGTGCGCGTGCTGCCTCAGTCGCGGCGCGGCACCTACAACGTCATTCAACTCGAGATCAAGGCGCTTATGCACTGGTCGCCTTATCCGCTGGAGTTTCTGGTGCAAAGCAGGTACGACCTGGAATCCTCGCACGCCTCGATAGACGGCCGGGACGGCTTCTGA
- a CDS encoding fimbrial protein, whose protein sequence is MKKILYAALLAASLFQAQTAMAECRKINLDTDTTEWVDQNLSAGPLVPYSERQVSFGQAIIDVDPGLAVGETIVTGMTPTEAGSYIVACEDMAGTIRYDLASGDAGEPSGVYPTGIQGVGYRFIYTRASGSQVVFPSINPYTQVGGRTPAFISLVAGASFSVDLVKTGDMLSQSTVALGPVAKIVAGGDGQTTVLFNADPVTLRVLPHCWVASDSAMFVDFGPFGPKDVSPLRGPTKPVTISVACDGPTAPNTISASLTATPDTDQPSYIKNSGATNLAIRLRDIGSQNVLRPQDSTSTLTQTSPGFNATFNLEATVLRVNSLTPMPGLIDAQAVVTLSFL, encoded by the coding sequence ATGAAGAAAATCCTATACGCGGCGCTGCTTGCAGCGTCGCTTTTTCAAGCGCAAACGGCGATGGCCGAATGCCGGAAGATCAACCTCGATACCGACACAACTGAATGGGTTGATCAGAACCTGTCTGCCGGCCCGCTTGTGCCCTATTCTGAACGTCAGGTCTCTTTTGGCCAGGCCATCATCGACGTCGATCCTGGCCTGGCTGTCGGGGAGACCATTGTCACCGGGATGACTCCCACTGAAGCAGGCTCCTATATCGTTGCCTGCGAGGACATGGCCGGCACGATCCGATACGACTTGGCATCAGGAGATGCGGGGGAACCCTCCGGCGTTTATCCCACGGGCATTCAGGGTGTCGGGTATCGCTTTATCTACACGCGGGCCAGTGGTTCTCAGGTGGTGTTTCCTAGCATCAACCCGTATACCCAAGTAGGTGGCCGAACGCCCGCTTTTATTTCACTGGTGGCAGGCGCTTCGTTTTCGGTCGATTTGGTCAAGACAGGTGACATGCTCAGTCAGTCGACCGTGGCCCTTGGCCCCGTCGCAAAGATTGTCGCGGGGGGTGACGGTCAGACGACCGTATTGTTTAACGCAGACCCGGTCACCTTGCGAGTCCTGCCCCACTGCTGGGTTGCTAGCGACTCGGCGATGTTTGTGGACTTTGGTCCCTTTGGTCCTAAGGATGTATCTCCACTTAGGGGTCCCACCAAGCCTGTCACGATTAGTGTTGCGTGCGACGGCCCCACTGCGCCCAACACCATTTCCGCCTCGCTTACCGCAACACCAGATACAGATCAACCTAGCTACATCAAGAATAGCGGCGCCACCAATCTGGCGATCCGGTTGCGCGACATCGGCAGTCAGAATGTTTTAAGGCCCCAGGACAGCACCAGCACGCTGACCCAGACCTCGCCTGGGTTTAACGCAACCTTCAACCTGGAAGCTACTGTCCTACGCGTTAATAGTTTGACGCCAATGCCAGGTCTCATTGATGCCCAGGCAGTCGTCACGCTGTCTTTTCTCTAA
- a CDS encoding type VI secretion system accessory protein TagJ, translating into MLKTQAPLSESRDSLRQLLHGRSLASAIEEATGKIQHQPGSIDLRWLLFQLLCIRGDWVRALKQLQIWASLNSEHLRTAQMLRELLRAEAYRGEVMKGLKEPGWLDEPAPWSKQLAQAIGAMAIGDVERSDELRGQALDLAPDAAGHANPGNEFAWISDSDSRLGPHCELMFSGGYRWVPFSRIAKLSFPPVEGALDLIWRQCKVTLRDQSELSAYMPTRYPFVREETDAQSLAAVTTWSDQSQTAVIGTGQRTWITDSGDIAMLSVLSMHFEGQSIECA; encoded by the coding sequence ATGTTGAAAACCCAAGCCCCCCTCTCTGAATCGCGTGACTCGCTGCGCCAGTTGCTGCATGGCCGATCGCTCGCTAGCGCCATTGAGGAGGCCACGGGGAAAATTCAGCATCAGCCCGGGTCCATTGATCTGCGCTGGCTTCTGTTCCAACTGCTGTGCATCAGGGGCGACTGGGTCCGTGCGTTGAAACAGCTGCAAATCTGGGCAAGCCTGAACTCCGAACACTTGCGCACGGCTCAAATGCTGCGCGAATTGCTTCGTGCCGAGGCCTATCGCGGCGAAGTCATGAAGGGCCTGAAGGAACCCGGCTGGCTGGACGAGCCCGCCCCTTGGTCCAAGCAGTTGGCGCAAGCCATAGGCGCCATGGCAATCGGCGACGTTGAGCGTTCCGATGAGCTCAGAGGCCAGGCGCTGGACCTGGCCCCGGATGCAGCGGGCCACGCCAATCCCGGCAACGAATTCGCATGGATCAGCGATAGCGACTCGCGTTTGGGCCCCCATTGCGAACTGATGTTCTCTGGCGGCTATCGCTGGGTGCCCTTTTCCCGGATTGCCAAGCTGTCGTTTCCTCCGGTGGAAGGCGCGTTGGATCTGATCTGGCGCCAGTGCAAGGTGACGCTGCGTGATCAGAGTGAACTGAGCGCCTACATGCCTACGCGTTATCCGTTCGTACGCGAAGAGACAGATGCGCAAAGCCTTGCCGCCGTCACGACATGGTCTGACCAAAGCCAAACGGCCGTCATCGGCACTGGCCAACGGACCTGGATTACCGATTCCGGAGATATCGCGATGCTGAGCGTGCTCAGCATGCATTTCGAGGGGCAATCCATTGAATGCGCGTGA
- a CDS encoding ImpA family type VI secretion system protein encodes MSTHLDTDVGPEAGLLTPLDGDLACGPDLEYDPDFVVLQANVATRGDAQYGDFVDAATPINWSEAERDCRALLARSKDLRLLVILARCRARQAGAAGLRAALALIDAMLRTYPDALNPVPLLDGEHDPLIVANVLSALADPDGLVADVRDIALPKSMGTALQIRDIERALAKTRGKDTIAPESALRLVSDLHDRRDPAAMALAAAAAALARINAWAAEQLGSTAPDLNLLGRLLEPFDAPASMHAVPVEVVEPVAVDSGETPPPATGAPAPVTSAPARVAAAASAPVTTRWDMLENMRIARLWFETHEPSSPVSVLIKQAERMVGRRFSELHRMVPPDLLEQWDAPQE; translated from the coding sequence ATGAGCACTCACCTGGACACCGATGTGGGCCCGGAAGCGGGCCTGCTGACACCGCTGGATGGCGACCTGGCCTGCGGCCCGGATCTGGAGTACGACCCGGACTTTGTCGTGCTGCAAGCCAACGTCGCCACACGCGGCGATGCGCAATACGGTGACTTCGTCGACGCCGCCACGCCCATCAACTGGAGCGAAGCGGAACGCGATTGCCGCGCGTTGCTTGCGCGCAGCAAGGATCTGCGCCTGCTGGTGATACTGGCTCGCTGCCGAGCTCGTCAGGCCGGCGCTGCCGGCCTGCGCGCAGCCCTGGCATTGATTGACGCCATGCTGCGCACGTACCCCGATGCGCTCAACCCCGTGCCATTGCTGGACGGCGAGCACGATCCGCTGATTGTCGCCAATGTGCTTAGCGCGCTGGCAGACCCCGATGGCTTGGTCGCCGACGTGCGCGACATTGCCTTGCCCAAGAGCATGGGTACGGCGTTGCAGATTCGCGATATTGAACGCGCGCTGGCGAAGACCCGCGGCAAAGACACGATCGCCCCTGAGTCAGCGTTGCGCCTGGTCTCCGACCTGCACGACCGGCGCGATCCAGCCGCGATGGCGCTGGCCGCAGCTGCGGCCGCGCTCGCGCGCATCAATGCCTGGGCCGCGGAACAACTGGGCTCGACGGCGCCCGATCTGAATTTGCTTGGGCGCTTGCTGGAACCGTTTGACGCTCCTGCGTCGATGCACGCCGTGCCCGTGGAGGTCGTCGAACCCGTAGCGGTCGATAGCGGTGAAACGCCGCCTCCCGCAACCGGTGCGCCGGCGCCCGTAACGTCCGCCCCTGCACGCGTGGCGGCCGCCGCCAGCGCGCCAGTCACCACGCGCTGGGACATGTTGGAAAACATGCGAATCGCCCGGCTCTGGTTTGAAACCCACGAACCCAGCAGCCCTGTCAGCGTCTTGATCAAGCAGGCCGAGCGCATGGTCGGCCGGCGCTTTTCCGAACTGCACCGGATGGTGCCGCCGGATCTTCTAGAGCAATGGGATGCGCCCCAGGAATAA